One window from the genome of Glycine soja cultivar W05 chromosome 12, ASM419377v2, whole genome shotgun sequence encodes:
- the LOC114378405 gene encoding G-type lectin S-receptor-like serine/threonine-protein kinase At4g27290 isoform X2 encodes MVDNFRMLFIWLFILLSYLKNSTSMDSLSPSQSIRDGETLVSDEETFEVGFFSPGTSTRRYLGIWYRNVSPLTVVWVANRENALQNKLGVMKLDENGVIVILSGNNSKIWWSSSTSSKVVKNPIAQLLDYGNLVVRDERDINEDKFLWQSFDNPCDKFLPGMKIGWNLVTGLDRIISSWKNEDDPAKGEYSFKLDLKGYPQLFGYKGNVIRFRVGSWNGQALVGYPIRPVTQYVHELVFNEKEVYYEYKILDRSIFFIVTLNSSGIGNVLLWTNQTRRIKVISLRSDLCENYAMCGINSTCSMDGNSQTCDCIKGYVPKFPEQWNVSKWYNGCVPRNKPDCTNINIDGLLRYTDLKLPDTSSSWFNTTMSLEECKKSCLKNFSCKAYANLDIRNGGSGCLLWFDDLIDTRKFSIGGQDIYFRIQASSLLDHVAVNGHGKNTRRMIGITVGANILGLTACVCIIIIIKKLGAAKIIYRNHFKRKLRKEGIGLSTFDFPIIARATENIAESNKLGEGGFGPVYKGRLKDGLEFAVKKLSKNSAQGLEELKNEVVLIAKLQHRNLVKLIGCCIEGNERMLIYEYMPNKSLDCFIFDETRRHLVDWPIRFNIICGIARGLLYLHQDSRLRIVHRDLKTCNILLDASLDPKISDFGLAQTLCGDQVEANTNKVAGTYGYMPPVYVTRGHFSMKSDVFSYGVVVLEIVSGKRNREFSDPKHFLNLVGHAWRLWTEERALELLDGVLRERFTPSEVIRCIQVGLLCVQQRPKDRPDMSSVVLMLNGEKLLPNPKVPGFYTEGDVTPESDIKLKNYFSSNQISITMLEAR; translated from the exons ATGGTGGACAACTTCAGAATGTTATTTATTTGGTTGTTCATACTATTATCCTACTTGAAAAACTCCACTTCAATGGACAGTTTATCTCCAAGTCAATCTATCCGAGATGGGGAGACATTAGTTTCAGATGAAGAAACATTTGAAGTGGGTTTCTTTAGCCCTGGAACTTCAACAAGACGATACTTGGGGATATGGTACAGGAATGTATCTCCTTTAACAGTGGTCTGGGTGGCTAACCGAGAAAATGCCCTTCAAAATAAGTTAGGAGTTATGAAACTGGATGAAAACGGGGTTATTGTGATTCTCAGCGGTAACAACAGCAAAATTTGGTGGTCCAGCAGTACATCAAGCAAAGTAGTAAAGAATCCAATTGCACAGCTCTTGGACTATGGAAATCTCGTGGTTAGAGATGAACGGGATATAAATGAGGACAAATTTTTGTGGCAGAGTTTTGATAATCCATGTGATAAATTTTTGCCAGGAATGAAAATTGGATGGAACTTAGTAACTGGTCTAGATAGAATAATATCATCTTGGAAAAATGAAGATGATCCTGCTAAGGGAGAATATTCTTTCAAACTTGATCTTAAAGGATATCCACAACTTTTTGGATACAAGGGGAATGTAATAAGATTTAGAGTAGGCTCATGGAATGGACAGGCTTTGGTGGGTTATCCAATTCGTCCAGTCACACAATATGTACATGAATTAGTGTTTAATGAAAAAGAAGTGTATTACGAGTATAAAATCCTTGATAGATCGATTTTCTTCATAGTTACATTGAACTCTTCAGGGATTGGGAATGTCCTCCTATGGACAAATCAGACAAGAAGAATAAAAGTTATCTCACTTCGGTCAGATCTGTGTGAAAATTATGCTATGTGTGGCATAAATTCTACATGTAGTATGGATGGTAACTCTCAGACATGTGATTGCATCAAGGGGTATGTTCCAAAGTTCCCTGAACAATGGAATGTGTCAAAATGGTATAATGGCTGCGTTCCAAGGAATAAACCTGATTGTACAAACATCAACATAGATGGCTTGTTGAGGTACACAGACTTGAAATTGCCAGACACATCTTCATCATGGTTCAATACGACCATGAGCCTTGAGGAATGCAAGAAGTCTTGTCTGAAAAACTTTTCTTGTAAAGCATATGCAAATTTGGATATTCGCAATGGAGGAAGTGGCTGCTTACTCTGGTTTGATGATCTGATTGATACGAGAAAATTCTCTATAGGGGGACAAGACATTTATTTCAGAATTCAGGCATCATCATTGCTAG ATCATGTTGCCGTCAATGGCCATGGAAAAAACACGAGAAGGATGATAGGAATAACAGTTGGTGCAAATATACTTGGATTAACTGCATGTGTTTGCATAATAATCATTATCAAAAAGCTAG GGGcagcaaaaataatttataggaACCATTTCAAACGAAAACTGAGAAAGGAAGGCATTGGTTTGTCAACATTTGATTTCCCAATCATAGCTAGAGCCACTGAAAACATCGCCGAGAGTAACAAATTAGGAGAAGGAGGCTTTGGACCTGTATACAAG GGAAGACTGAAGGATGGGCTAGAGTTTGCTGTGAAAAAGCTTTCAAAAAATTCAGCTCAAGGGTTGGAGGAGTTAAAAAATGAAGTTGTGTTGATTGCAAAACTTCAACATCGTAATCTTGTCAAGCTCATAGGTTGCTGCATTGAAGGAAATGAAAGAATGTTGATTTATGAATACATGCCAAACAAAAGTTTGGACTGCTTTATTTTTG ATGAAACCAGAAGGCATTTGGTAGATTGGCCTATACGATTCAACATTATCTGTGGCATTGCTCGAGGACTACTTTATCTTCATCAAGACTCTAGATTGAGGATTGTACACAGAGATTTGAAAACCTGCAATATTTTACTAGATGCAAGTTTGGATCCTAAAATATCAGACTTTGGCTTAGCACAAACGTTATGTGGGGATCAAGTTGAGGCGAATACAAATAAGGTGGCTGGAACATA TGGTTACATGCCTCCTGTGTATGTTACACGTGGGCATTTCTCAATGAAATCAGATGTCTTTAGTTATGGTGTGGTAGTGTTAGAGATTGTAAGTGGCAAGAGGAATAGAGAATTTTCAGACCCCAAACACTTCCTCAATCTTGTTGGACAT GCATGGAGATTGTGGACTGAAGAGAGGGCATTGGAACTACTGGATGGAGTGTTAAGGGAAAGATTCACACCTTCTGAAGTCATACGATGCATACAAGTGGGTCTGTTATGCGTGCAACAAAGACCAAAAGATAGGCCAGACATGTCATCGGTGGTTCTAATGCTTAATGGCGAGAAATTGTTGCCCAACCCAAAGGTTCCTGGTTTTTACACAGAAGGAGATGTGACACCTGAATCAGATATTAAACTTAAGAATTACTTCTCAAGTAAtcaaatttcaatcacaatgttAGAAGCAAGATAG
- the LOC114378405 gene encoding G-type lectin S-receptor-like serine/threonine-protein kinase At4g27290 isoform X1, with protein MVDNFRMLFIWLFILLSYLKNSTSMDSLSPSQSIRDGETLVSDEETFEVGFFSPGTSTRRYLGIWYRNVSPLTVVWVANRENALQNKLGVMKLDENGVIVILSGNNSKIWWSSSTSSKVVKNPIAQLLDYGNLVVRDERDINEDKFLWQSFDNPCDKFLPGMKIGWNLVTGLDRIISSWKNEDDPAKGEYSFKLDLKGYPQLFGYKGNVIRFRVGSWNGQALVGYPIRPVTQYVHELVFNEKEVYYEYKILDRSIFFIVTLNSSGIGNVLLWTNQTRRIKVISLRSDLCENYAMCGINSTCSMDGNSQTCDCIKGYVPKFPEQWNVSKWYNGCVPRNKPDCTNINIDGLLRYTDLKLPDTSSSWFNTTMSLEECKKSCLKNFSCKAYANLDIRNGGSGCLLWFDDLIDTRKFSIGGQDIYFRIQASSLLDHVAVNGHGKNTRRMIGITVGANILGLTACVCIIIIIKKLGAAKIIYRNHFKRKLRKEGIGLSTFDFPIIARATENIAESNKLGEGGFGPVYKGRLKDGLEFAVKKLSKNSAQGLEELKNEVVLIAKLQHRNLVKLIGCCIEGNERMLIYEYMPNKSLDCFIFDETRRHLVDWPIRFNIICGIARGLLYLHQDSRLRIVHRDLKTCNILLDASLDPKISDFGLAQTLCGDQVEANTNKVAGT; from the exons ATGGTGGACAACTTCAGAATGTTATTTATTTGGTTGTTCATACTATTATCCTACTTGAAAAACTCCACTTCAATGGACAGTTTATCTCCAAGTCAATCTATCCGAGATGGGGAGACATTAGTTTCAGATGAAGAAACATTTGAAGTGGGTTTCTTTAGCCCTGGAACTTCAACAAGACGATACTTGGGGATATGGTACAGGAATGTATCTCCTTTAACAGTGGTCTGGGTGGCTAACCGAGAAAATGCCCTTCAAAATAAGTTAGGAGTTATGAAACTGGATGAAAACGGGGTTATTGTGATTCTCAGCGGTAACAACAGCAAAATTTGGTGGTCCAGCAGTACATCAAGCAAAGTAGTAAAGAATCCAATTGCACAGCTCTTGGACTATGGAAATCTCGTGGTTAGAGATGAACGGGATATAAATGAGGACAAATTTTTGTGGCAGAGTTTTGATAATCCATGTGATAAATTTTTGCCAGGAATGAAAATTGGATGGAACTTAGTAACTGGTCTAGATAGAATAATATCATCTTGGAAAAATGAAGATGATCCTGCTAAGGGAGAATATTCTTTCAAACTTGATCTTAAAGGATATCCACAACTTTTTGGATACAAGGGGAATGTAATAAGATTTAGAGTAGGCTCATGGAATGGACAGGCTTTGGTGGGTTATCCAATTCGTCCAGTCACACAATATGTACATGAATTAGTGTTTAATGAAAAAGAAGTGTATTACGAGTATAAAATCCTTGATAGATCGATTTTCTTCATAGTTACATTGAACTCTTCAGGGATTGGGAATGTCCTCCTATGGACAAATCAGACAAGAAGAATAAAAGTTATCTCACTTCGGTCAGATCTGTGTGAAAATTATGCTATGTGTGGCATAAATTCTACATGTAGTATGGATGGTAACTCTCAGACATGTGATTGCATCAAGGGGTATGTTCCAAAGTTCCCTGAACAATGGAATGTGTCAAAATGGTATAATGGCTGCGTTCCAAGGAATAAACCTGATTGTACAAACATCAACATAGATGGCTTGTTGAGGTACACAGACTTGAAATTGCCAGACACATCTTCATCATGGTTCAATACGACCATGAGCCTTGAGGAATGCAAGAAGTCTTGTCTGAAAAACTTTTCTTGTAAAGCATATGCAAATTTGGATATTCGCAATGGAGGAAGTGGCTGCTTACTCTGGTTTGATGATCTGATTGATACGAGAAAATTCTCTATAGGGGGACAAGACATTTATTTCAGAATTCAGGCATCATCATTGCTAG ATCATGTTGCCGTCAATGGCCATGGAAAAAACACGAGAAGGATGATAGGAATAACAGTTGGTGCAAATATACTTGGATTAACTGCATGTGTTTGCATAATAATCATTATCAAAAAGCTAG GGGcagcaaaaataatttataggaACCATTTCAAACGAAAACTGAGAAAGGAAGGCATTGGTTTGTCAACATTTGATTTCCCAATCATAGCTAGAGCCACTGAAAACATCGCCGAGAGTAACAAATTAGGAGAAGGAGGCTTTGGACCTGTATACAAG GGAAGACTGAAGGATGGGCTAGAGTTTGCTGTGAAAAAGCTTTCAAAAAATTCAGCTCAAGGGTTGGAGGAGTTAAAAAATGAAGTTGTGTTGATTGCAAAACTTCAACATCGTAATCTTGTCAAGCTCATAGGTTGCTGCATTGAAGGAAATGAAAGAATGTTGATTTATGAATACATGCCAAACAAAAGTTTGGACTGCTTTATTTTTG ATGAAACCAGAAGGCATTTGGTAGATTGGCCTATACGATTCAACATTATCTGTGGCATTGCTCGAGGACTACTTTATCTTCATCAAGACTCTAGATTGAGGATTGTACACAGAGATTTGAAAACCTGCAATATTTTACTAGATGCAAGTTTGGATCCTAAAATATCAGACTTTGGCTTAGCACAAACGTTATGTGGGGATCAAGTTGAGGCGAATACAAATAAGGTGGCTGGAACATA G